GAGAGCTCTCAGATACGCATCGATTTTCCATGCCATGAACAAGGGAACGAACGAGAAACCGTCGTCATTGATGCTGGTATTTCTCTTGGACAGTATAAGCGCCGCTTTGGGGGAATATTTCTCGCAGTAAAATTCCAATGACATAGGCTTGCCAATCTTTCCGGATTTGATTTCTACGGGGACGAGTTTGTTTCCCAGTCTGATCTGGAAGTCCACTTCCGCATCCCCCT
Above is a genomic segment from Candidatus Methanomethylophilaceae archaeon containing:
- a CDS encoding DUF4143 domain-containing protein encodes the protein MAGISPFNLSSADGRTSIIRGALAENYALNQMTSALDMDGDAFFWANRKGDAEVDFQIRLGNKLVPVEIKSGKIGKPMSLEFYCEKYSPKAALILSKRNTSINDDGFSFVPLFMAWKIDAYLRALGISTEEPH